GTCACCATCGAGGGTGACGTGCCGACACCGAACGAGGAGCCGTCGTACTGTCGGTTCGCGCCGCGCTGTCCGAAGGCGTTCGACGAGTGCCAGGCCGTCCATCCCGAACCGGTACAGGTGAACGACGACGCCGAGGACCACAGAGCCGCCTGCCTCCTCTACCCCGAGGACCAGACGCAGTCCGAGGCTATCGAGCTTCACAAGGCCAAAGGAGGGAGCAACGAATGAGCAAGCAAGCGATGTCCCACGCCCAGGAGTCAGTACAGGAAGAGTCCATGATCGAGATCCGCAACCTGAAGACGTACTACCCGGGTGGCGGACTCATCAGCGACGAACCGGTGAAGGCAGTCGACGGCGTGAGCTTCGACATCCAGCGGGGTGAGACGCTCGGGCTGGTCGGCGAGTCGGGGTGTGGGAAGTCGACGCTCGGGCGGACGCTGGTCCAGCTCGAAGACGCGACCGCGGGGGTCAGCCGCTTCCACAAGCCCGACGTGGTCGAGCGGATGGCCAACACGTTCGGTCGCCGGACGGTCATGCTGGCGGAGATATACGACTCGAACGACCCGGTCGACCTCGTGACCAAGCTCTTCGCCGACGGCGTGGAGCCGGGCGCGGTCGCTCGCGAGACCGGCTACGAGAACGTCAGCGCGGACGAGATCGACGCCGCACAGTTCGTCAACGAGCAGAACCTCACGGTGCAGGACATCGTCGACGAAGGGTTCGGTGCCCGACTCGGCCTGTTCGGCGAGAAGGACTTCGTGTTCGTCGAGGACGGCCACCGCGACGGGGACCAGATCCGCGTCGACGAGGGCTACATCGACGTGACGGCCGCACCCGGCCGGGCGCTGAAGAAGCTCCGTGGCCGCCAGCTCGGTATCGTCTTCCAGGACCCCGAGTCGAGCCTCAACGACCGCATGACGGTCGGGGAGATCATCCGCGAGCCCCTCGACGTCCACAACTGGGGCGACCCCCAGGAACGACGTCAGCGCGTCCGCGAACTGCTCGAGACCGTCGGGCTGCGCCCGGAGCACTACTACCGCTACCCGCACCAGTTCTCCGGCGGGCAGCGCCAGCGCATCGGTATCGCCCGGTCGCTCGCGCTCGAACCGGACTTCCTGGTGCTGGACGAGCCGGTGTCGGCACTGGACGTGTCCGTGCAGGCGAAGATCCTCAACCTGCTGGAAGACCTCCAGCAGGAGTTCGGGCTCACCTACCTGTTCATCGCCCACGACCTCTCCGTCGTCCGGCACATCTGTGACCGGGTCGCCGTGATGTACCTCGGCAACATCATGGAGATCGGGCCGACCGACGGCCTGTTCGAGAACCCGGGGAACCCGTACACGCACTCGCTGCTGTCGGCCATCCCGGAACCGGACCCGACCTCGAAGAAGGACCGCATCACGCTGCGTGGCACGCCGCCGAGCCCGCGCGACCCGCCGGTCGGCTGTCCGTTCAGCACGCGCTGTCCGGTCAAGATCCGACCCGACGACTACGAGCACCTCGACGACGAGCTCTGGGAGCGCATCGAGATCTTCCGCGAGGTCGTCCGCGAGCGGACCCGGGCGGACCGGTCGCTCACCGACCGCGCGAAGGAGCTGCTCGGCCAGCAGACGCGGTTCTCCGACATCACGGAGATCACCGACGAGCTGTTCGACGACGTGGACGTGCCCTCGGAGGTGTCCGAACACCTGCGACAGGCGTCGAACCACATCGAGAAGGGCCACGACAACAAGGCCCGCGAGTACCTCTTCGAGCAGTTCGGCAGCACGTGTGACACGGACAAGCCCAAGCACCACGTCGTCAGCGACGACGGGCGCACGAGCTTCTGTCACCGTCACCAGGACCGCTACGACGAACCTGCCGTCGCGTTCGACCAGCTCCACGACTGAGGATGAGCGAGACGCCGCCCGAGATACTGGCCGTGAAACGGCTGGCACGGAAGACCGTCGAAGCCGTCGTGTACGGCCTCGTGGTGACCCTGCTGGTCGCCGGGTCGTCGGCCTTCCTCGAGCTCTCCGGGCGGGGGACGCTCTACACCACCAAACACGTCCTGTTCTGGCTCGGGTTCGCCCTGCTCGCGTACGCCTCGTTCCAGCTCCGGCCACCCTCACCCAGGGGGTCGGACCAGCCGTACAGCGACCTGCTCACCGCGGGCGACGACCGCCAGCGGAAGGCCGACACGACCGTCGGTGGGCGACGCGAGACGCGCCTCGAACGGCTGGTCTCGTGGCTCCCGCCGGTCCGGTGGGTCGCGCTCCCGCCGGACGACCGCTTCTCGGTCAACGCGAAACTGCTGCTCGCGTCGGTGTTCATGCTGCTGCTGTCGATGGCGATGGAGTTCGTCTTCGGCATCGCACAGCCCGGCGCGGCCTGAGCCGCGGCAAATAAAGACACCCTTATCAGACTCCATACCCTGTGTGTGGACATATGCCAGACGTGCCCGAGTCCGGTGAGGACGTGGATTACGCCGAGCGAATCGCGAGCAACGCGGACGTCCTCTCCAACGCGTGGGAACAGGCACTCGAGGAGATGGAGTTGCTGGCCGAGCAGCGCCGCGAGGAGGGGTGGGAGGCCGTCACGGTCATGGCGGCGAACACGGCTCCGCGGAACCGCCGGGCAGGTGACGACGACGACAACCGCTTCGGGCTGGTGTTCGTCGTCCCCTCGAACATGGGCGAGGACTTCAGCGAGGCCTTCGAGGGCAAGGAGTTCCCGCAGTACGAGGTGTACCGCCGCGAGATGAACGGGAACGTCTTCCTCGTCGTCGAGTACATGGACCCCGAGACGGAGACGGCCATCTACATCGGCAGCCAGTACGAGCTGCGTCATGCGGCCGGGATGGTCCACGACGCCGAGGAGGAGGGCGAGTTCTACACCTACGTCCAGACGCTCCCGGGCGACATCCTGGGCGTGTTCAAGCACGACTCCCACGAGAAGTTCGTCCCGCACGCCGAGCGCATCGACGACTGGAGCCCGCCCGCCCCCGGTCCGGGCGACGTCGAGCAGAACTGAGACGGGTGGTGGCGCCAGCAGCCGCCCAGCCGCCCCCGTAGCACCTGATATATCCTGTTCTCCATCACGTTCGTGACCGCGAGGGGAGTGGCACGCCCCCCGCATTCGAAACAGGGGCTTTATGCGGAGAATGAACCTATACAGCCGATATGAACGTAGCCGACGCGATGACCCCCCGCTCCGAGCTGGTCACGGTCGAGTTGCCCGGTACCCGCGACGACGTGTTGTCGTACCTGCAGGAGCACGGGTTCTCTTCGGTCCCGGTCGTGAAACAGACCGAAGACGGCGAGGAGTACCGCGGTCTCGTCTCACGTGACAGCCTCATTGAGCGACCCGACGAGGACCAGTTGGCGCTCCTGATGGAGGACGTGCCGACGACGACCGACGACACGAGCCTCGCGGACGTCGCCCGCCTGATGGTCGAGGAACGCGCCCGTCGCGTCCCGGTCGTCGACGGCGAACTGGAAGGCATCGTCACGGTCACCGACGTGGTCCACGCCATCGCCCGCGGCGACGCCGAGACCGACGCCGTCGTCGGCGACCTCGCCACGAAGGACGTGAACACCACCTACACCGGCACGCCGCTCCCCGTCGCCGAGCGCGAGCTCTACTACGCGAACGTCCCCTACGCGGTCGTCCTCGACGACGAGTGCGACATGGCCGGCATGCTCACCGAGGTCGACATCATCGAGGTCGCCCGCATCGTCGAGGGCGAGGACGACACCGGCGAGTCCATCGCCAACGAGGACGACGAGTGGATGTGGGAGGGCATCAAGGCGGTCGGCGGCCGCTACCTCCCGACCCGGAACGTCGAGATCCCCGCCGAGCCGGTCGAGGAGTTCATGACCGCGGACCTGGTGACGGTCTCGACGAAGAAGACCGCCGAGGAGACCGCCCAGTTGCTCATCCGTCACGACATCGAGCAGATTCCGATGGTCTCCGGCGACCAGCTGGTGGGCATCGTGCGCGACCTGAACCTGCTGGAGGCGCTGTATGACTGAGACGGCGACCGTCGTCGAGCTCGCCAAGCGCCGCGGCTACTTCTTCCAGTCGAGCCGCGCCTACGGTGGCGTCTCCGGCTTCTACACGTACGGTCCGAAGGGCGCGGCCCTCAAGGAGAACATCGAGGACACCTGGCGCGAGCGCTTCACGCTCAAGGAGGGTAACTTCGAGGTCGACGCGCCCATCGTGATGCCCGAGCCGGTGTTCGAGGCGTCCGGCCACCTCGATGGCTTCGACGACATGCTCGTCGAGTGCCCGGAGTGCCACGCGAGCCACCGTGCCGACCACATCATCGAGGACAACACGGACATCGAGGAGGCCGAGAGCCTGCCGATTCCGGAGGTCGAGAACCTGCTCGCCGAACACGAGCTGACCTGTCCGAACTGCGGTGCGGACCTCGCGGGCCAGGCCATCGAGGAGTTCAACCTGATGTTCGAGACGAGCATCGGCCCCGGCTCCTCCCAGCCCGGCTACCTGCGCCCGGAGACGGCACAGGGCATCTTCGTGGAGTTCCCACAGCTCAAGGAGTACGCCCGCAACCAGCTCCCCTTCGGCGTGACACAGATCGGTCCGGCCTACCGCAACGAGATATCCCCGCGCAAGTCACTGCTCCGGCTGCGCGAGTTCACGCAGGCCGAACTCGAGCTGTTCATCGACCCCGAGGAGGACGAGCCGACGCTCGACGCGGTGCGCGACGTCGAGGCACCGCTGTACTCCGCCGAGATGCAGGAGGAAGACGGCGCCGAACCCGTCACGATGACCATCGGCGACGCGGTCGACGAGGGCATCATCGCGGACGCGTGGGTCGCGTACTACCTCGGCCTCGCCAAGCAGTGGTACGACCGCATCGGCATCGACATGGCGAAGTTCCGCTTCCGCCAGCACCTGCCGGGCGAACTCGCCCACTACGCGGCGGACTGCTGGGACGCCGAGGCGCTGGTCGACGACGACTGGATCGAACTCGCCGGCTTCGCGAACCGCGGCGACTACGACCTCTCGAAGCACGGCAGCTACAGCGACGACGACTTCACGCTGTTCAAGCAGTACGACGAGCCCAGACACGTCGAGCGCGCGACGGTCGACCCCGACATGAGCTACCTCGGCCCCGAGTTCGGCGGCGCGGCCGGCGACATCGCCGAGGCACTGCAGACGCTCGCCGAGCGCGACCGGAGCGCCTTCGACGGCGACAGCGTCGAGGTCGAGGTCGACGGCGAGGCCTACGAGGTGCCGACCGAGCACGTCAACTTCGACGTGAGCGAGGAGACCGAGGCCGGCGAGCACATCGTCCCGCACGTCATCGAGCCGTCGTTCGGCGTCGACCGGGCACTGTACACGGTCGTCCACCACGCCTACCGTGAGGACGAGGTCGAGGGCGAGGAGCGCAGCTACCTCGCGCTCGCCCCCGAGGTCGCCCCGACGTTCGTCGGCGTCTTCCCGCTGACGAGCAAGGACGGCCTGCCCGAGAAAGCGCAGTCGGTCGCGACCGACCTGCGCGAGCGCGGCCTCTCGGTCGCCTACGACGACTCCGGCTCCATCGGTCGGCGCTACCGGCGGCAGGACGAGGTCGGCACCCCGTTCTGCGTGACGCTGGACGGCGACCCGACCGGTACGGCGACCATCCGCGAGCGCGACTCGACCGAGCAGGTCCGCGTCGACCTCGACGACCTCGGCGACGTGCTGACCGACCTCCGAACCGGCGCCCGGACCTTCGACGACCTCTGAGATGCGTGACGAGGTGGCCCGGCGACTGGTGCACGCGAGCGGTGCGGTCCTGCCGACCGCGTACCTCGTGAGCCAGCTCGACGGCGTGCCGACCATCGGCTGGCGCGCGGTCCAGGGGTTCCTGGTCCTCGCGGTGGTGGTCGCACTCGTCCTCGAAGCCGTACGGCTGTTCGTCGGACTCGACTGGGCCATCTTCGACAAGCTCACCCGTGAGTACGAGCAGGACAACCTGGCGGGCTACGCCCTGTACATGCTCGGCGGAGCGTTCGCCGGGTTGCTGTTCCCGCCCGAGGTGGCCATCCCCGCGATGTACATGCTGACCATCGGCGACCCCATCAGCGGCCTGCTCTCCTCGGGCGAGTTGCGGGCGGTCAAGCGCCCGCGGGTGCTGGTGGCGATGTTCCTCGTCAGCCTCGCGTTCGCGCTCGCGTTCCTGCCGGCGGTCGCGGCCATCGCGGCCGCCGTCGCGGCGACGCTGGCCGACGGGGTGAAACCGGTCGTCGCGGGCTACGTCATCGACGACAACCTCACCATCCCCATCGCGGCCACGGTCACCGCCTGGGTGATGCTGGCACTGACGGGGACGGTGCCGGTCTGAGCCGACGGCTAGCTGTGTAGGCCCGAGATATTCCCGGTTTCCGCAGCGTCACTCGTGTATGACACTGCTCGAACTGCTCGTGATCGCGCTCGTGGTCCTGGTGGTGCTCGCAATCATCGCGGCGGTCGTCGGCGAGGGCGAACTGGTGATGGAACTCGCGCTGGAGCTCATCGACTGAGACGGCCAGACCGGTCGACGGAACCATCCGTACGCTGTCTGACTCGGTGGATTTATTAGGGCGCGCATACTTCAACCTGTCAGCCACGACGATACGCCGCTTGACGGCGTTCCGGCGACTTCGGTCGCCGGCAGTGTCGTGGTGATACGGACGACACCGCGCGGCGGACTCCCCCCAACTCTCCCCCCAACCCCCCGCCGTCTGTCGTCTCGTCGTGGCCGACCGCGCCGTCTTCACTTTCATCGCGGTCGGCCTCCTCGTCGCCTGCAGCGACGGGTATCGACCCGGCTGGCCGGTTCCGCGACGAGGCCGACACCGGGGAGCTTCACTTTCACCGTGGTCGGCGAAGTCTTAAACGACGGGAAGCCGAATTCTCGGGCGATGGCTGCCACCGACGAGGCGTCCGTCGAGCACCCGCTGCTCGCGCCGAACTTCCTCCAGCGCCGGCTCTACCAGTTGCAACTCGCGGGCACGGCGACCGAGGACCACACCCTCGTCTGCCTGCCGACCGGGCTGGGCAAGACGACCGTGAGCCTGCTCGTGACCGCGCGGCGACTCGACGAGGTCGGCGGGAAGTCGCTGATGCTCGCGCCGACGAAGCCCCTCGTGCAACAGCACGCGGAGTTCTACCGCGAGGCGCTGCAGATCCCGGACGACGAGGT
This window of the Haloarchaeobius amylolyticus genome carries:
- a CDS encoding ABC transporter ATP-binding protein, which codes for MSKQAMSHAQESVQEESMIEIRNLKTYYPGGGLISDEPVKAVDGVSFDIQRGETLGLVGESGCGKSTLGRTLVQLEDATAGVSRFHKPDVVERMANTFGRRTVMLAEIYDSNDPVDLVTKLFADGVEPGAVARETGYENVSADEIDAAQFVNEQNLTVQDIVDEGFGARLGLFGEKDFVFVEDGHRDGDQIRVDEGYIDVTAAPGRALKKLRGRQLGIVFQDPESSLNDRMTVGEIIREPLDVHNWGDPQERRQRVRELLETVGLRPEHYYRYPHQFSGGQRQRIGIARSLALEPDFLVLDEPVSALDVSVQAKILNLLEDLQQEFGLTYLFIAHDLSVVRHICDRVAVMYLGNIMEIGPTDGLFENPGNPYTHSLLSAIPEPDPTSKKDRITLRGTPPSPRDPPVGCPFSTRCPVKIRPDDYEHLDDELWERIEIFREVVRERTRADRSLTDRAKELLGQQTRFSDITEITDELFDDVDVPSEVSEHLRQASNHIEKGHDNKAREYLFEQFGSTCDTDKPKHHVVSDDGRTSFCHRHQDRYDEPAVAFDQLHD
- a CDS encoding DUF7555 family protein, producing the protein MSETPPEILAVKRLARKTVEAVVYGLVVTLLVAGSSAFLELSGRGTLYTTKHVLFWLGFALLAYASFQLRPPSPRGSDQPYSDLLTAGDDRQRKADTTVGGRRETRLERLVSWLPPVRWVALPPDDRFSVNAKLLLASVFMLLLSMAMEFVFGIAQPGAA
- a CDS encoding DUF7529 family protein, which codes for MPDVPESGEDVDYAERIASNADVLSNAWEQALEEMELLAEQRREEGWEAVTVMAANTAPRNRRAGDDDDNRFGLVFVVPSNMGEDFSEAFEGKEFPQYEVYRREMNGNVFLVVEYMDPETETAIYIGSQYELRHAAGMVHDAEEEGEFYTYVQTLPGDILGVFKHDSHEKFVPHAERIDDWSPPAPGPGDVEQN
- a CDS encoding CBS domain-containing protein — its product is MNVADAMTPRSELVTVELPGTRDDVLSYLQEHGFSSVPVVKQTEDGEEYRGLVSRDSLIERPDEDQLALLMEDVPTTTDDTSLADVARLMVEERARRVPVVDGELEGIVTVTDVVHAIARGDAETDAVVGDLATKDVNTTYTGTPLPVAERELYYANVPYAVVLDDECDMAGMLTEVDIIEVARIVEGEDDTGESIANEDDEWMWEGIKAVGGRYLPTRNVEIPAEPVEEFMTADLVTVSTKKTAEETAQLLIRHDIEQIPMVSGDQLVGIVRDLNLLEALYD
- the glyS gene encoding glycine--tRNA ligase; protein product: MTETATVVELAKRRGYFFQSSRAYGGVSGFYTYGPKGAALKENIEDTWRERFTLKEGNFEVDAPIVMPEPVFEASGHLDGFDDMLVECPECHASHRADHIIEDNTDIEEAESLPIPEVENLLAEHELTCPNCGADLAGQAIEEFNLMFETSIGPGSSQPGYLRPETAQGIFVEFPQLKEYARNQLPFGVTQIGPAYRNEISPRKSLLRLREFTQAELELFIDPEEDEPTLDAVRDVEAPLYSAEMQEEDGAEPVTMTIGDAVDEGIIADAWVAYYLGLAKQWYDRIGIDMAKFRFRQHLPGELAHYAADCWDAEALVDDDWIELAGFANRGDYDLSKHGSYSDDDFTLFKQYDEPRHVERATVDPDMSYLGPEFGGAAGDIAEALQTLAERDRSAFDGDSVEVEVDGEAYEVPTEHVNFDVSEETEAGEHIVPHVIEPSFGVDRALYTVVHHAYREDEVEGEERSYLALAPEVAPTFVGVFPLTSKDGLPEKAQSVATDLRERGLSVAYDDSGSIGRRYRRQDEVGTPFCVTLDGDPTGTATIRERDSTEQVRVDLDDLGDVLTDLRTGARTFDDL
- a CDS encoding dolichol kinase → MRDEVARRLVHASGAVLPTAYLVSQLDGVPTIGWRAVQGFLVLAVVVALVLEAVRLFVGLDWAIFDKLTREYEQDNLAGYALYMLGGAFAGLLFPPEVAIPAMYMLTIGDPISGLLSSGELRAVKRPRVLVAMFLVSLAFALAFLPAVAAIAAAVAATLADGVKPVVAGYVIDDNLTIPIAATVTAWVMLALTGTVPV